In one Colletotrichum destructivum chromosome 2, complete sequence genomic region, the following are encoded:
- a CDS encoding Putative major facilitator, sugar transporter, major facilitator superfamily, translated as MAPTGKRVYNWYISLMAAMCMVLYGYDASVFNSLQGSQNWLAWVDVDLKRDTQLIGLVNTAYTIGAIVAGFFIGGPIADYLGRRWGMAIGCMVTIVATLMQTFTPHHKIGVFIAGRVIIGLGQGMALTAGPVYIGEVAPSEIRGHIMACWQMFYSVGSFIAYWINYACSKRRAQLGEWDWRMVVIFQMLVPIIIIIALPFQPESPRWYIQKNDNVEAARAALMRIRDTEQEVEEELLQIREAIEYEKEAISSSYSALFKDPSVRKRLYLAFALNVGQQLTGQGTLNSYSTAIYKKVWPSNDTINLINALNATMGIFFTLNAMWTADRFGRRWLFMVGAAGMAVCMLIVPIVGMKTPTAADGTKSEPVGIAIVFLLFLFIFFYKPTWGATTWMWTAEIFSVNVRAQAVGMCSQMQNVANTIFQQFFPTFLANEGLNCLFFFMAMNLVLGVFVYFCIPETKQIPLEQMDRLFGGADHTEKGGQMLGVAGHDGAHDAHDRAPGSKDGAEVQQSERRQVV; from the exons atggctCCCACCGGGAAAAGAGTGTACAACTG GTACATCTCCTTGATGGCCGCCATGTGCATGGTTCTCTACGGCTACGACGCCTCCGTCTTCAACTCCCTCCAGGGCTCGCAGAACTGGCTCGCCtgggtcgacgtcgacctcaaGAGGGACACCCAgctcatcggcctcgtcaacaCCGCCTACACCATCGgtgccatcgtcgccggtTTCTTCATTGGCGGCCCCATC GCCGATTACCTCGGACGCCGCTGGGGCATGGCCATCGGCTGCATGGTCACCATCGTCGCGACCCTCATGCAGACCTTCACCCCGCACCACAAGATCGGCgtcttcatcgccggccgTGTCATCATCGGTCTCGGCCAGGGCATGGCCCTGACTGCCGGCCCTGTCTACATCGGCGAGGTCGCCCCCTCGGAGATCCGTGGCCACATCATGGCCTGCTGGCAGATGTTCTACTCCGTGGGCAGCTTCATCGCCTACTGGATCAACT ACGCCTGCTCCAAGCGCCGCGCACAGCTCGGCGAGTGGGACTGGCGCATGGTCGTCATCTTCCAGATGCTCgtccccatcatcatcatcatcgccctgCCCTTCCAGCCCGAGAGCCCGCGCTGGTATATCCAGAAGAACGacaacgtcgaggccgcccgcgccgccctcatGCGCATCCGCGACACCGagcaggaggtcgaggaggagctcctccagatccgcgaggccatcgagtacgagaaggaggccatcagcagcagctaCTCCGCCCTCTTCAAGGACCCCTCCGTCCGCAAGCGCCTCTacctcgccttcgccctcaacgtcggccagcagctcACCGGCCAGGGCACCCTCAACTCGTACTCGACCGCCATCTACAAGAAGGTCTGGCCCTCCAAcgacaccatcaacctcatcaacgCCCTCAACGCCACCATGGGCATCTTCTTCACCCTCAACGCCATGTGGACCGCCGACCGCTTCGGCCGCCGTTGGCTCTTCAtggtcggcgccgccggcatggCCGTCTGCATGCTCATCGtccccatcgtcggcatgaagacccccaccgccgccgacggcaccaagAGCGAGCCCGTAGGCATTGCCATTGTGTTCCTGCTGTTCCTAT TCATCTTCTTCTACAAACCCACCTGGGGCGCGACGACCTGGATGTGGACAGCCGAGATCTTCTCCGTCAACGTGCGCGCACAGGCCGTCGGCATGTGCTCGCAGATGCAGAACGTCGCCAACACCATCTTCCAGCAGTTCTTCCCGAccttcctcgccaacgaggGCCTCAactgcctcttcttcttcatggccATGAAcctggtcctcggcgtcttcgtctaCTTCTGCATCCCTGAGACCAAGCAGATCCCGCTCGAGCAGATGGACCGCctcttcggcggcgccgaccacaccgagaagggcggccagatgctcggcgtcgccggccacgacggcgcccaCGACGCGCACGACCGGGCCCCCGGGAGCAAGGACGGGGCGGAGGTGCAGCAGTCTGAGCGGAGGCAGGTTGTTTAA
- a CDS encoding uncharacterized protein (Putative zn(2)Cys(6) fungal-type DNA-binding domain, transcription factor domain, fungi): MPRSSFSDNPLLRVSRPVSACSRCRAAKVKCDGKLPACTACEKAGRENECSSANDQFARGKERSYVAALELRVEKLEKRLAFARSRKASVNLHDIDEATAAPADRKDSLANIRAAIHRKAARKREDSDVNSLVSDFGFLSVNATTRDFEPSVSGMTFARLVLAAATNDDVPDPTEDSFPTRAEAFAIVQYYMANIYALFPSFSETHLLTVLDDVFQQDERVKDRLKDADFWLLYMVLAIGYMAQSRGKQDEYYRRGLDFVARALPFADKALMPGYPTQIQSLILFTQFSMLDPAHFDSWYLIGFASRAVVDLGFHQDPPQLQVPDKAALDLRRRMFYSVYALDRTISMIRTRSFSFTDDSINVEYPSNSGLSSGPITGPQSADSALVLFQLRRLQSEWYQTLFQADSAPLPDAASFIWQMCLEMREWHESLPDNLSSGVRELFELELRYSYIYCLAPSDRSPHLTDYARRLIFEHAIAYMNTIHNVAHGTTNSAFYTSLDALKVYFVAMQFLTALNAARELLISEQRIIPPITRPGTAPPPPLPHRPIGGEDSLDRSIRCLQQVFETLDRFSQRWDIASQLKTTFESISSDLFSWLQVRRQMREQGQLPQQQQQQHHQQQQQQQQTQQQHQQQLYQHQQHQQHQHQQHQHQHQHHSPTPQGPSPPQAQLPSYPPHPHPHPQVLMAAPQMHMQGMMQQHQGQSGQPMMQQQQPQTGQPMMQYRWVDGTGQTMTGPPPGQGGPAM; encoded by the exons ATGCCGCGGTCCAGTTTCTCCGATAATCCCTTGTTGCGGGTATCACGGCCTgtctcggcctgctcgcgAT GTCGAGCAGCAAAAGTCAAG TGTGATGGAAAGCTCCCGGCCTGCACCGCTTGTGAAAAAGCCGGCCGTGAGAATGAGTGCTCCAGTGCCAACGACCAGTTCGCCAGAGGCAAGGAGAGAAG TTAcgtcgcggccctcgagctTAGGGTCGAAAAGCTAGAGAAACGACTGGCGTTTGCCAGGTCGCGCAAGGCGTCGGTCAACCTACATGAcatcgacgaggcgacggcAGCCCCTGCTGACCGCAAGGACTCTTTGGCCAACATCCGGGCTGCTATCCATCGCAAGGCTGCCCGTAAGAGGGAGGACTCGGATGTCAACTCGCTCGTGTCCGATTTCGGCTTTTT GTCTGTCAATGCAACGACGCGTGATTTCGAGCCGTCGGTGAGCGGCATGACGTTTGCTCGCCTGGTGTTAGCCGCCGCAACTAACGACGATGTGCCCGACCCGACGGAGGATAGCTTCCCGACAAGAGCCGAGGCCTTTGCCATCGTCCAGTATTACATGGCCAACATCTACGCCCTGTTCCCTTCCTTTTCTGAAACGCATCTGCTTACggttctcgacgacgtcttccAGCAAGATGAAAGGGTCAAGGATCGCCTCAAAGATGCCGACTTCTGGCTCCTCTACATGGTGCTCGCCATTGGGTACATGGCCCAAAGCAGGGGCAAGCAGGACGAGTACTACCGTCGCGGCCTCGACTTCGTGGCTCGCGCATTGCCCTTTGCCGACAAAGCATTGATGCCGGGCTATCCTACACAGATCCAGTCGCTCATCCTCTTCACGCAATTCTCGATGCTTGACCCCGCTCACTTTGACAGCTGGTATCTGATTGGATTCGCAAGTCGGGCTGTGGTCGACCTGGGCTTTCATCAAGATCCACCGCAGCTACAAGTCCCGGACAAGGCGGCGCTCGATCTCAGGAGGAGGATGTTTTACAGTGTCTACGCGCTCGATAG AACTATCAGCATGATTCGTACCAGATCCTTTTCCTTCACCGACGACTCAATCAATGTCGAGTACCCCAGCAACTCGGGCTTGTCCTCGGGACCCATCACGGGTCCGCAATCCGCAGACTCGGCGTTGGTGCTGTTCCAGCTCCGGCGCCTCCAATCGGAATGGTACCAAACACTCTTCCAGGCAGACTCGGCACCCCTGCCCGATGCTGCTTCTTTTATCTGGCAAATGTGTCTCGAGATGAGGGAGTGGCACGAGTCTTTGCCAGACAACCTCTCTTCAGGTGTTCGAGAGCTCTTTGAGCTTGAGCTGAGATACAGCTACATATACTGCCTCGCACCCAGTGATCGGTCGCCTCACTTGACAGACTACGCGCGGAGGCTTATTTTCGAACACGCCATCGCATATATGAACACGATTCATAACGTCGCCCATGGCACCACGAACTCGGCATTCTACACCTCGCTGGATGCGCTCAAGGTCTACTTCGTAGCCATGCAGTTCCTCACCGCCCTAAATGCCGCCCGCGAACTGCTCATTTCCGAACAAAGAATCATCCCACCCATCACCCGTCCGGGTACtgcgcctcctccacccctTCCACACCGGcccatcggcggcgaagacAGCTTAGATAGGAGCATACGATGCCTCCAGCAGGTGTTTGAGACGTTGGATAGGTTTTCTCAGCGGTGGGATATTGCGTCTCAGCTCAAGACGACGTTTGAATCCATTTCTTCGGATCTATTCTCTTGGCTTCAGGTTCGCCGCCAGATGAGGGAACAAGGGCAGTTgccacagcaacagcaacagcagcatcaccagcaacagcaacagcaacagcaaacgcaacaacaacatcaacaacaactctatcaacatcaacaacaccaacaacatcaacatcaacaacatcaacaccagcaccaacaccattCCCCAACGCCCCAGGGACCCTCGCCACCACAGGCCCAACTTCCATCCTACCCGCCCCACCCTCACCCTCATCCCCAGGTCCTCATGGCGGCGCCTCAGATGCACATGCAAGGCATgatgcagcagcaccagGGTCAATCAGGCCAACCCATGatgcagcaacagcagcctCAGACGGGGCAACCAATGATGCAGTACAGATGGGTCGATGGGACGGGACAGACAATGACTGGCCCTCCTCCAGGACAGGGCGGACCGGCCATGTGA
- a CDS encoding uncharacterized protein (Putative zn(2)Cys(6) fungal-type DNA-binding domain, transcription factor domain, fungi), with the protein MDAAAVFRHGLGNMMPPNPPYHHHPPPNHPPQLYPGAARIPPASREDPESDGPSNRIAHTLTACCRCRQRKTRCDPTLPRCLPCERAGSVCEYFDTTKGKKINRNYVIKLQEKVRALEAELRQYTDDDNEFSHVDEDIVRPGGLVRLNDTDETPRYLGPSSGIAMTRLLVQGAKLFTDSKRISELIPEVRARRMTRMQSIVMTRDRKKSYPMISAHPAQALPTRPVANKLVDVFCQRSQVFWPTLHEKRFLDDLEAVYAGDQDPYKNLIVRMVFAISLQKMDPQYAGLADSYYLAAMEHFEKVVRPKDLKSLQSLAMIGQYSLLTPTRTAVYYMVGLATRVCQAEGLTDEKTISAGYSMDPLTLDMRRRLAYIITSMEAGLAHSMGRPNGFSKVDDRMDVEPFATVDDEYITADGIGQGPTSEKKLVALHFFKMRMEQAEIRRVLYEKKRDEPRDETHPWFAKMESDIQHWIDSSPQNPAWCRPWFTGRYHQMRIFLYRPSPQVPKPSPRAAAICFEGASYIINLSKQQMEKAAVDITWVFLLNLYMSLNTLLWTVSYPEIRQAHPREEVEELGDQTLDILEQCTERWPGTAQAVQLYSIFAKACLQSYEARDTPVLQPSSTFTTPPSLFDGNSPQGSEISASTAPGGGGPSFKVNPPHNPPQFGFVFDATPESMNTYQWDPNFPPHPTFRSNSIWGNSSNENMGRRFSAYPPESPLEDSTPPATTTPGYTSSSSPPSTINNAMPTPPESMGQHVGTPSSSTVSPPAMGTPAMSHSSSPLVLQHGTPNMAQHSTNMSPPPLPGPGQSGRAPNFAPPPPPPTSNPGAPQRPLPAYNPVTDWFNPPPPFINPETFSSMSNSFFGESLQAHGLNTQNAGLGLDHFGNQPFNWSQERQGSLSQQQQVELMNVLENEGMSDIDALLNMGMNGSANVGSGWAQA; encoded by the exons ATGGACGCCGCAGCTGTCTTCCGCCATGGCCTGGGCAACATGATGCCGCCGAACCCGCCCTATCATCACCATCCGCCTCCCAATCATCCCCCGCAACTCTACCCGGGCGCCGCGCGCATTCCTCCTGCGAGTCGTGAAGATCCCGAAAGTGACGGCCCTTCAAATCGCATCGCACATACTTTGACCgcttgctgtcgttgtcgtcag CGCAAGACGAGATGTGATCCCACCCTGCCCCGTTGCCTGCCTTGCGAGCGCGCCGGCTCCGTTTGCGAATACTTCGACACCACCAAAGGGAAGAAGATCAATCGCAACTATGTCATCAAGCTGCAGGAGAAGGTtcgcgccctcgaggccgagttgCGACAGtacaccgacgacgacaacgagtTCTCCCATGTCGACGAAGACATTGTCCGCCCTGGAGGCCTGGTTCGCCTGAACGACACCGACGAGACGCCCCGCTACTTGGGACCGAGCAGTGGCATCGCAATGACGCGATTGCTTGTCCAGGGTGCCAAACTCTTTACTGATTCGAAGCGGATATCCGAATTGATACCTGAGGTCCGCGCCAGGCGGATGACGCGCATGCAGTCCATCGTCATGACGAGGGATAGGAAAAAGAGCTATCCCATGATCAGCGCCCACCCTGCCCAGGCTCTGCCGACCAGACCCGTCGCGAACAAGCTCGTTGATGTCTTTTGCCAGCGCT CCCAAGTGTTTTGGCCCACGCTGCACGAAAAACGattcctcgacgacctcgaggccgtaTACGCGGGAGACCAGGACCCCTACAAGAACCTGATTGTCCGCATGGTGTTTGCCATTAGCCTGCAAAAAATGGACCCGCAATATGCTGGTCTCGCAGACAGTTACTATTTGGCTGCCATGGAGCACTTTGAAAAAGTCGTTCGGCCAAAAGACTTGAAGTCCCTGCAGAGTCTTGCAATGATCGGCCAATACTCTCTCTTGACCCCGACCAGAACCGCTGTATACTACATGGTGGGCTTGGCCACACGCGTCTGTCAGGCTGAGGGTCTTACCGATGAGAAGACCATTTCTGCGGGCTACTCGATGGACCCGCTGACGCTCGACATGCGCCGCCGCTTAGCCTATATCATCACGTCCATGGAGGCCGGCCTGGCGCACAGCATGGGACGACCGAACGGGTTCTCAAAGGTCGACGACCGGATGGACGTCGAGCCATTTgccaccgtcgacgacgagtacATTACAGCAGATGGCATCGGCCAGGGACCTacgagcgagaagaagctaGTTGCTTTGCATTTCTTCAAAATGCGCATggagcaggccgagatcAGGAGGGTGCTCTATGAGAAGAAGCGCGACGAACCCAGGGACGAGACTCACCCGTGGTTCGCCAAGATGGAAAGCGACATCCAGCATTGGATCGATTCCTCGCCTCAGAACCCGGCGTGGTGCAGACCTTG GTTCACCGGGCGATACCACCAGATGCGCATCTTCCTCTACCGCCCGTCCCCGCAAGTGCCCAAGCCATCTCCACGTGCTGCGGCCATCTGCTTCGAGGGCGCATCCTACATCATCAATCTTTCAAAGCAGCAAATGGAAAAGGCGGCTGTGGACATTACCTGggtcttcctcctcaacctcTACATGTCTCTCAACACACTGCTGTGGACCGTTTCATACCCTGAGATCCGGCAAGCTCACCCTCGAGAGGAAGTGGAGGAGCTGGGAGACCAGACACTCGACATTTTGGAACAGTGCACCGAACGCTGGCCGGGGACCGCGCAGGCTGTGCAACTGTATTCCATCTTCGCAAAGGCCTGCTTGCAGAGCTACGAAGCGAGAGATACCCCTGTGCTACAACCGTCTAGCACTTTTACCACTCCGCCATCGCTCTTTGACGGCAACTCGCCGCAGGGTTCCGAGATCTCGGCATCGACAGCacctggcggcggcggaccgTCGTTCAAGGTCAACCCACCCCATAACCCACCGCAGTTCGGCTTCGTGTTCGACGCGACGCCCGAATCCATGAACACATATCAGTGGGATCCCAATTTTCCCCCTCATCCGACCTTCCGATCCAACTCTATTTGGGGCAACTCGTCTAATGAGAACATGGGACGCCGTTTCTCGGCATACCCCCCCGAATCGCCACTCGAGGAttccacgccgccggcgacgacaacgcctgGTTAtacatcctcgtcatcgccgcccagTACCATTAACAACGCGATGCCCACGCCCCCGGAGTCAATGGGTCAGCATGTCGGAACGCCATCAAgctcgaccgtctcgcccCCGGCGATGGGCACCCCCGCCATGTCGCACTCTTCTTCGCCCCTCGTCCTCCAGCACGGCACGCCCAACATGGCCCAACACAGCACGAACATGTCACCACCCCCGCTCCCGGGCCCGGGCCAGTCGGGAAGAGCACCAAACtttgctcctcctccaccgcctccaACATCGAATCCCGGCGCTCCCCAACGGCCGCTGCCCGCTTACAACCCAGTGACAGACTGGTTCAAtcccccgccgccctttATCAATCCCGAAACCTTCAGCTCCATGAGCAATAGTTTCTTTGGCGAGTCACTACAGGCCCACGGACTGAACACGCAAAACGCCGGCCTAGGGCTGGATCACTTTGGCAACCAGCCGTTCAACTGGTCGCAAGAGCGGCAGGGTAGTctcagccagcagcagcaggttgAGCTCATGAATGTCCTCGAAAACGAAGGCATGAGCgacatcgacgccctcctcaacATGGGCATGAACGGTTCCGCCAATGTCGGAAGTGGCTGGGCTCAGGCATGA
- a CDS encoding Putative Cellulose-binding domain, fungal, glycoside hydrolase, family 7 yields MQTKFAALLAFAAAARAQQVCTSQVETHPPLQWQKCAAGGSCTNVAGSVVLDSNWRWTHTVQGSTNCYTGNTWNNDYCATGQGANCATKCCVDGADYPNTYGITTSGNELNLKFVTTHPYGKNIGSRVYLMKDQNTYEMFTLLGNEFTFDVDVSNIDCGLNGALYFVSMDADGGLSKFSTNKAGAKYGTGYCDSQCPRDVKFIDGVANVDGWNPSSNDANGGVGTLGACCAEMDIWEANKISTAYTPHPCLNNAYHSCKGDLCGGTYSNDRYAGDCDPDGCDFNSYRQGNKTFYGPGASFTVDTTKKVSVVTQFLKGADGILSEIKRFYVQNGKVIPNSESLVASNPGNSLTQGFCDAQKSAFNDRDIFELRGGFKQMSDAVAKPMVLVLSLWDDHYANMLWLDSTYPTNATAGTPGAERGSCPITSGVPADVEANAPNSNVKFSNIKFGPIGSTFAQPNPPVSASSSSSRPATATTSRPATTVSTSTRAATTTAGSGTGASPKWGQCGGKEWPGPFACVAGSTCTFVNEWYSQCL; encoded by the exons ATGCAGACCAagttcgccgccctcctggCCTTCGCGGCCGCTGCCCGCGCCCAGCAGGTTTGCACCTCCCAGGTCGAGACGCACCCGCCTCTCCAGTGGCAGAAgtgcgccgccggcggctccTGCACCAACGtcgccggctccgtcgtcctcgactcCAACTGGAGATGGACGCACACCGTCCAGGGCTCGACCAACTGCTACACGGGCAACACCTGGAACAACGACTACTGTGCCACCGGCCAGGGCGCCAACTGCGCCACCAAGTGCTGCGTCGACGGGGCCGACTACCCGAACACGTACGGAATCACCACCAGCGGCAACGAGCTCAACCTCAAGTTCgtcaccacccacccctATGGCAAGAACATTGGCAGCCGTGTCTACCTCATGAAGGACCAGAACACCTACGAGATGTTCACCCTGCTCGGCAACGAGTTCACCTttgacgtcgacgtctcCAACATCGACTGCGGCCTCAACGGCGCCCTGTACTTCGTCTCCatggacgccgacggcggtctCTCCAAGTTCTCCACcaacaaggccggcgccaAGTACGGCACTGGATACTGCGACTCGCAGTGCCCCCGTGACGTCAAGTTCATTGACGGTGTT GCCAACGTCGACGGCTGGAACCCCAGCAGCAACGACGCGAACGGTGGTGTCGGTACCCTTGGCGCCTGCTGCGCTGAGATGGATATCTGGG AGGCCAACAAGATCTCCACGGCCTACACCCCCCACCCGTGCCTGAACAACGCCTACCACTCCTGCAAGGGCGACCTCTGCGGAGGCACCTACTCCAATGACCGCTACGCCGGCGACTGCGACCCCGATGGCTGCGACTTCAACTCGTACCGCCAGGGCAACAAGACCTTCTACGGCCCCGGTGCCAGCTTCACCGTCGACACGACCAAGAAGGTCTCAGTCGTCACCCAGTtcctcaagggcgccgacggcatcctCTCCGAAATCAAGCGCTTCTACGTCCAGAACGGCAAGGTCATCCCCAACTCCGAGTCCCTCGTCGCCAGCAACCCGGGCAACTCGCTCACCCAGGGCTTCTGCGACGCCCAAAAGTCGGCCTTTAACGACCGCGACATCTTCGAGCTCCGCGGCGGCTTCAAGCAGATgagcgacgccgtcgccaagcccatggtcctcgtcctctccctctgGGACGACCACTACGCCAACATGCTCTGGCTCGACTCCACCTACCCGAccaacgccaccgccggcacccccggcgccgagcgCGGCTCCTGCCCCATCACCTCTGGCGTCCCGGCCGATGTCGAGGCCAACGCGCCCAACTCCAACGTCAAGTTCTCCAACATCAAGTTCGGTCCCATCGGCTCCACCTTCGCGCAACCCAACCCCCCCgtctccgcctcctcctcctccagccgcccggccaccgccaccaccagccGTCCCGCCACCACCGTCTCTACCTCGACCCGCGCCGCCACTACCACCGCCGGCTCGGGCACCGGCGCCTCCCCCAAGTGGGGCCAGTGCGGCGGCAAGGAATGGCCGGGCCCCTTCGCCTgcgtcgccggcagcacTTGCACCTTCGTCAACGAGTGGTACAGCCAATGTCTCTAG